A genomic window from Gossypium hirsutum isolate 1008001.06 chromosome D10, Gossypium_hirsutum_v2.1, whole genome shotgun sequence includes:
- the LOC107914995 gene encoding protein LIGHT-DEPENDENT SHORT HYPOCOTYLS 4, which yields MSAVATNTNPSPAAAMVAFSPSSSSSTSPSTLSRYENQKRRDWNTFGQYLRNHRPPLSLSRCSGAHVLEFLRYLDQFGKTKVHTPLCPFFGHPNPPAPCPCPLRQAWGSLDALIGRLRAAFEEHGGKPEANPFGARAVRLYLREVRDSQSKARGISYEKKKRKRPPQVPQPPPSTS from the coding sequence ATGTCCGCCGTGGCCACCAACACAAACCCTTCACCGGCGGCTGCCATGGTCGCCTTCTCCCCTTCCTCCTCTTCCTCCACTTCTCCTTCCACTCTCAGCCGCTACGAGAACCAAAAACGCCGTGACTGGAACACTTTCGGGCAATACCTCCGCAACCACCGCCCTCCTCTCTCCCTCTCCCGCTGCAGCGGCGCCCACGTCCTGGAATTCCTCCGGTACCTTGACCAGTTCGGGAAAACCAAAGTCCACACCCCACTTTGCCCTTTCTTTGGTCATCCTAACCCTCCAGCTCCATGCCCTTGCCCTCTCCGCCAAGCTTGGGGAAGCCTTGACGCCCTCATCGGACGCCTCCGAGCCGCCTTCGAGGAACACGGAGGCAAGCCTGAAGCAAACCCTTTTGGTGCTAGAGCTGTTAGGCTTTACCTACGTGAGGTTCGTGATTCACAGTCAAAAGCCAGAGGCATAAGCTacgagaagaagaaaagaaagcgACCCCCTCAAGTACCTCAACCTCCTCCTTCCACCTCTTAA